The following coding sequences are from one Cygnus olor isolate bCygOlo1 chromosome 2, bCygOlo1.pri.v2, whole genome shotgun sequence window:
- the SEC22C gene encoding vesicle-trafficking protein SEC22c, which translates to MSMIFFACVVRVRDGLPLSASTDFHFNQDFLECRRRLKALSSILAQYPSRGTAKGRDLSIHFLSSGDIACMAICSSNYSTIMAFCFLEELQWEFAASYDTTSISLASRPYAFLEFDNVIQKVKWHFNCASGSQAKVNWEKVEEELKFQPPVELKLEDAELMNGMANGGHAEVHVEVVPTYRMQRVTPLGILSLVLNIMCGALNLIRGVHLAEHSFQEDHEVIGNVIAFFLPFLACVFQCYLYLFYSSTRKVKTFILFFSVCLCNVYLYGLRNVWQIAFHIGVASLSSYQILTRQLMEKQPDYGV; encoded by the exons ATGTCCATGATCTTCTTTGCCTGCGTGGTGCGGGTGAGGGACGGGCTTCCCCTCTCAGCCTccacagattttcatttcaacCAGGACTTCCTGGAATGCAGGAGAAGATTAAAGGCGTTGTCCTCGATTCTGGCCCAATACCCAAGTCGAGGCACTGCAAAAGGACGTGACCTTAGCATCCA tttcctttcttctggGGATATTGCCTGCATGGCGATCTGTTCCAGCAATTACTCAACCATCATGGCGTTTTGCTTCCTGGAAGAGCTTCAGTGGGAGTTTGCTGCTTCCTATGATACAACGAGCATCAGTTTAGCTTCCAGACCATATGCTTTTCTGGAATTTG ATAACGTCattcagaaagtaaaatggcattttaactGTGCGAGCGGCTCTCAAGCGAAGGTCAACTGGGAGAAGGTTGAGGAGGAGCTGAAGTTCCAGCCCCCGGTTGAGCTGAAGCTGGAGGACGCGGAGCTGATGAACGGGATGGCTAACGGTGGGCACGCAGAAGTTCATGTGGAGGTTG tccCTACTTACAGAATGCAACGTGTGACTCCCCTGGGGATCCTGTCCCTTGTTCTGAACATCATGTGTGGGGCTTTGAATCTCATTCGAGGAGTTCACCTAGCAGAGCATTCATTTCAG GAGGACCATGAAGTAATTGGAAATGTGATAgctttttttctaccttttctaGCCTGTGTTTTTCAG TGTTACTTGTACCTATTCTACAGCTCGACGAGGAAAGTGAAGACATTTAtactctttttctctgtctgtttATGCAACGTTTACTTGTACGGATTACGGAACGTCTGGCAAATAGCCTTTCACATAGGAGTGGCATCTCTGTCTTCCTACCAGATACTGACAAGGCAACTCATGGAGAAACAGCCTGACTATGGAGTATGA